In Saccharothrix violaceirubra, the following are encoded in one genomic region:
- a CDS encoding amidohydrolase → MAASRTADLVLTGGTVLTFDAEDREARALAVADGTVVAVDDVDGLIGPDTEVVDLAGRTVLPGINDSHLHGAWLGAMWPHTLFSGGFGGGEEGTAGPLVADAAARRAAILKAGDVAAALGITSYTEPGLGPGEDEGQTGCFTSAVLDEYAALANEGLLRARVTVLRLFGILDGPSSLADFQRGLADDIPSTDPRVLKVNGVKIFADGIPPMRSAWTHHCYTDGTSGHLLVDGEQDEERVANLRRMIDIAHRRGDQIGVHATGDRSIEVVVNAMADAIAEHGPLGRHYLIHGDLVSGEVLRRLPGLGIGLNTQPGIAAATGPWLAAALGDDVLRTAWPLRDAFDLGVPVCLSTDAPVMEPDWRRAIAAAAQWMDVSGPEAMRQLLRAYTVTPAYQDGAESWKGSLAVGKVADLCVLDTNPLTVAPADLPGVGVTTTYLGGKVVFQS, encoded by the coding sequence GTGGCCGCATCCCGCACCGCCGATCTCGTGCTCACCGGTGGCACGGTGCTCACCTTCGACGCCGAGGATCGTGAAGCGCGTGCCCTCGCCGTCGCGGACGGCACCGTCGTCGCGGTGGACGACGTCGACGGCCTGATCGGACCGGACACGGAGGTCGTCGACCTCGCCGGCCGCACGGTCCTGCCGGGCATCAACGACTCGCACCTACACGGCGCGTGGCTGGGCGCGATGTGGCCGCACACGCTGTTCAGCGGCGGCTTCGGCGGCGGCGAGGAGGGCACGGCCGGCCCCCTGGTCGCCGACGCGGCGGCCCGTCGCGCCGCGATCCTCAAGGCCGGCGACGTCGCCGCCGCGCTGGGCATCACCAGCTACACGGAGCCGGGCCTCGGGCCGGGCGAGGACGAGGGCCAGACCGGCTGCTTCACCAGCGCCGTGCTCGACGAGTACGCGGCGTTGGCCAACGAGGGCCTGCTGCGCGCCCGCGTGACCGTGCTGCGGCTGTTCGGCATCCTCGACGGCCCCAGCTCGCTGGCCGACTTCCAGCGCGGCCTCGCCGACGACATCCCGTCCACCGACCCGCGCGTGCTCAAGGTCAACGGCGTCAAGATCTTCGCCGACGGCATCCCCCCCATGCGCTCGGCGTGGACGCACCACTGCTACACCGACGGCACCTCCGGCCACCTGCTCGTCGACGGCGAGCAGGACGAGGAGCGCGTGGCCAACCTGCGTCGCATGATCGACATCGCGCACCGCCGCGGCGACCAGATCGGCGTGCACGCCACCGGCGACCGCTCGATCGAGGTCGTCGTGAACGCGATGGCCGACGCGATCGCCGAGCACGGCCCGCTCGGCCGGCACTACCTCATCCACGGCGACCTGGTGTCCGGCGAGGTGCTGCGCCGCCTGCCCGGTCTGGGCATCGGCCTCAACACCCAGCCCGGCATCGCCGCCGCGACCGGCCCGTGGCTGGCCGCCGCGCTGGGCGACGACGTCCTGCGCACGGCCTGGCCGCTGCGGGACGCGTTCGACCTGGGCGTGCCCGTGTGCCTGAGCACCGACGCGCCCGTGATGGAGCCCGACTGGCGGCGCGCGATCGCCGCCGCCGCGCAGTGGATGGACGTGTCCGGGCCGGAGGCCATGCGGCAGTTGCTGCGCGCGTACACCGTCACCCCGGCGTACCAGGACGGCGCCGAGTCGTGGAAGGGCTCGCTGGCCGTCGGCAAGGTCGCCGACCTGTGCGTACTCGACACCAACCCGCTCACCGTCGCGCCGGCCGATCTGCCGGGAGTGGGCGTGACCACGACCTACCTGGGCGGCAAGGTCGTGTTCCAGAGCTGA